A genomic stretch from Methanomassiliicoccales archaeon includes:
- a CDS encoding 30S ribosomal protein S8: MQNDPLNDAMATIKNAALVGKQECVIRPSSKLIGRVLKVMQESGYINQFEFIEDGKAGIFRVKLHGRINNCGVIKPRYSVKKNDLEKFEARYLPAQDFGVLILTTTKGVVSHVKAKELGIGGKLLAFVY, from the coding sequence ATGCAGAACGATCCGCTGAATGATGCAATGGCAACGATAAAGAATGCGGCACTCGTGGGCAAGCAGGAGTGTGTGATTAGACCGTCCTCGAAGCTCATCGGCAGAGTGCTCAAGGTCATGCAGGAATCAGGGTATATCAATCAGTTTGAATTCATCGAAGATGGAAAGGCCGGGATATTCAGAGTGAAATTGCACGGAAGAATTAACAACTGCGGTGTGATTAAGCCGAGATATTCAGTGAAGAAGAATGATCTGGAAAAATTTGAAGCGAGGTATCTGCCAGCTCAGGACTTCGGCGTTCTCATTCTGACAACCACGAAAGGCGTTGTCAGTCATGTGAAGGCAAAAGAGTTGGGCATTGGGGGAAAGCTCCTCGCTTTTGTTTACTGA
- a CDS encoding 30S ribosomal protein S14 codes for MKPKKEFGRKKGCLRCGRKRGIIRRYGMHLCRQCFREIAPHIGFKKYS; via the coding sequence TTGAAACCAAAGAAGGAATTCGGCAGGAAAAAAGGCTGCCTGCGATGTGGCAGGAAGCGTGGGATCATCCGCCGTTACGGTATGCATCTTTGCCGTCAATGTTTCCGCGAAATAGCGCCTCACATTGGATTTAAGAAATACTCATGA
- a CDS encoding 50S ribosomal protein L5, producing the protein MRKPRIEKVVVNIGVGEAGERLVKAQKVLEMLTGQKPKVTTAKVTNRDLGVRRGMPIGCKVTLRGEKAEEFLKKALWIRENKVASYSFDPEGNFSFGISDYTDFEGMKYDPEIGIFGMDICVSVKRPGYRVSTRRVMPRRLPKSHRLTKEEAMEFLKERFGVEVVY; encoded by the coding sequence ATGAGGAAGCCTAGAATCGAGAAGGTCGTCGTCAACATCGGAGTCGGAGAGGCTGGAGAGCGGCTTGTCAAGGCTCAGAAGGTTCTTGAGATGTTAACAGGTCAGAAGCCAAAAGTCACGACTGCAAAGGTGACGAACAGGGATTTGGGCGTAAGAAGGGGTATGCCCATTGGGTGCAAGGTGACATTGAGAGGCGAAAAAGCCGAGGAGTTCCTTAAGAAGGCGTTATGGATCAGGGAAAACAAGGTCGCCAGTTATTCTTTTGATCCTGAGGGCAATTTTTCGTTCGGCATTTCGGATTACACCGACTTCGAAGGCATGAAATATGATCCCGAGATTGGAATTTTCGGGATGGACATTTGTGTCTCGGTCAAACGACCAGGATATAGGGTATCAACAAGGCGGGTGATGCCAAGAAGGCTCCCCAAATCCCACCGTTTGACAAAGGAAGAAGCGATGGAATTCTTGAAGGAGCGTTTCGGGGTGGAGGTGGTCTATTGA
- a CDS encoding 30S ribosomal protein S4e, whose translation MSRDMKRLTAPRSWPVPRKIWHWITKPSPGPHPKEMSMPLLIIVRDMLDLSDTAHEARLILANGEILVDGRPVKNRKFPVGLMDVVSIPRLNQHYRMLLNSKGKFELVKIPEGKEKWKLCRIENKVTVKGGKTQLCLHDGRNILAGNGSYKTGDVLKIEVPSQKILDVYRLTKGNLAYIIGGNHVGRIAVIEDYIETRSPTPNIVKFKDGTSTVKENVFVVGTKVPEIDLPEASAI comes from the coding sequence ATGAGTAGGGATATGAAACGATTGACGGCGCCAAGAAGCTGGCCGGTGCCGAGGAAGATATGGCACTGGATCACGAAGCCTTCGCCAGGTCCTCATCCAAAAGAAATGAGCATGCCGCTTCTGATCATTGTCAGAGATATGTTGGATCTTTCTGACACAGCGCACGAAGCGAGACTCATATTGGCGAACGGCGAGATTCTCGTGGATGGCAGGCCTGTTAAGAACCGGAAATTTCCTGTAGGTCTTATGGACGTGGTATCAATTCCACGACTCAATCAGCACTACAGGATGCTTCTCAACTCGAAGGGAAAATTCGAGCTGGTTAAGATTCCCGAGGGCAAAGAAAAATGGAAACTCTGCAGGATTGAGAATAAAGTGACTGTAAAAGGAGGGAAAACGCAGCTCTGCCTTCATGACGGTCGCAACATCCTGGCGGGGAATGGTAGTTACAAGACTGGTGATGTCTTGAAAATCGAAGTTCCCTCTCAGAAGATCCTCGATGTTTACAGACTTACGAAGGGAAATCTCGCGTACATCATCGGCGGAAATCACGTCGGTAGAATTGCGGTCATTGAGGATTATATCGAAACGCGCAGTCCGACTCCAAATATCGTCAAGTTCAAGGACGGAACTTCGACGGTGAAGGAAAACGTCTTCGTCGTCGGCACCAAAGTTCCTGAAATAGACCTTCCGGAGGCGAGTGCGATATGA
- a CDS encoding 50S ribosomal protein L24 codes for MIKSSKARKQRKAVYNAHNVKRRKMVSSHLSDSLMKEYKRRSLPVIKGDTVLIVRGDEEIVGTEGKVVRVDTKTGRIIIEGVTINKADGSQAPRPIHASNVIITKLDLSDPWRKNKLIGVQEGSS; via the coding sequence ATGATTAAGAGCAGCAAGGCCAGGAAGCAGAGAAAGGCGGTCTATAACGCACACAATGTCAAGAGAAGAAAAATGGTTTCATCACATCTCAGTGATTCATTGATGAAGGAATACAAGCGGAGGTCGCTTCCAGTGATTAAAGGAGATACCGTCCTTATAGTACGGGGAGATGAGGAGATCGTCGGGACGGAAGGTAAGGTCGTGCGTGTCGATACTAAAACGGGCAGGATCATCATCGAGGGTGTCACAATAAACAAGGCCGATGGATCGCAAGCGCCTCGACCGATTCATGCATCAAATGTAATCATCACCAAACTTGATCTCAGTGATCCATGGCGAAAGAACAAACTCATTGGTGTCCAGGAGGGTTCCTCATGA